CCTCGCGGCTAAACACCTGGGAGGGGTTGCGGGTCATCTGAATGAGAAGACCGAATTCTATCGGAGTAAGGCGGATCGTTTCACCGTTCCTCAGCACCTGGCGGCGATCAACATTGATCTCGAGATCCCCGAGTGTAAGGATCTCCGCCTCACCGTGCGGTGCTCGGCGCACTCGCGCACGAATGCGCGCAACAAGTTCCTCGGGTTCGAACGGCTTCGTGAGATAGTCGTCGGCGCCGACCTCAAGCCCCTCGACCACCTTTTCGGTTTCGGTGCGGGCTGTCAGCATGATGATGGGAACATTCGAGCTTTCGCGAATGTTCCTGCAAATCTCGATGCCGTCCATTCCGGGCAACATGAGGTCGAGAAGGACGAGGTCAATGTTCTCGCGCTCAAGAATGGCGAGTCCTTTACGCGCGTCGGGAGCCGTCACGACGCTATATCCGCGGCCTTCAAGAAGAATTGAGACCATCTCTGCAATTGCGGCATCATCGTCAATCGCGAGAATCCTAGGGGGTGTGCTCATGCCGTTATCCTGCCAGAAACCTGTGATGGTCGAAACTCTTCTTACTCATCAAACTCTGAGAGTCTCACACTATGAGCATAGGAACGTCACCTTCACGCGTGTATGTGCGACCGCACGCAGTGCATGAAATCGGCTCTACCCGCAGATCAAGTTTGCCATGGCACGCAGGGCAACGCATGAGGTTTGCGACCCAGCTTTCCTCGCTCTGGCTTTTCTTTTCCGACGCCACCTGCGCCCCCTCTTTCCCGGAATCACGCGTGGTGCTCCCGTCTGGTAGTCCCCGTTCATTCCGAACCGCGGCGAGGGCCAGATCGCGCATGCGTTCCATGGTCGCCTCGTTGGCAGCCTCCACATTGAGCCGCACGAGCGGCTCAGTTCCCGACGCGCGCACCGATAGCCACCAGCGTTCGCTCGGGTCATGGGAATCGTCCCAGTGGGTAAGCGTCACGCCGTCAAGATCATCGCGCCGTGCACCCCGCTCGACACACAGCGTTGCGACGCGTTCAAGCACGTCGGTCACTGGCTCTGTGACCCGTGAGTTGATCTCACCGCTTACCGCGTACGGAGCGTAGCGCTCGAGAAGCGCACTCAAGGGCACCTCTCCCGCCCGTTCAAGTGCGCGCAAAACGTGCAGCGCCGCGAGCATTCCCGAATCAGCAAAGAAAAAGTCGCGGAAGTAATAGTGCGCAGAGTGCTCGCCGCCGAAAATCGCCTCGCGCTCCGCCATCACCTGCTTGATGATCGAATGCCCCACCTTTGTGCGCACATACTCGCCGCCAGCCGCCTCAACAATCTCACGGACCGCACGGCTCGAGACGGCGTTGCCAATCACCACGGGGCGTGAGTGAGCGTCGGACCGTGCCCGGGCGATTTCGCCTTCGGCAATCATCGCGGTGAGCGCGGATGGCGGCACGATCTCGCCTCGCTCGTTCACAACGATGCAGCGATCTGCATCGCCGTCGAACGCGAGACCGAGATCCGCGCCGCTCTCACGCACCGCCGCTTGCAGGTCCCGGAGGTTCTTCGGCTCCAGGGGGTTCGCTTCGTGATTCGGGAACGTACCGTCGAGATCAAAAAAGAGCGGGATGATCTCAAGCGAAGGAAGATGAGAGGCGAGTGCCGGGACCGTGTGTCCGGCCATCGCGTTTGCCGCGTCCACCACAACTTTGAGCCTGCGCGTGCCCTCGAGCGGGACGAGCCGGAGCATCGTCGCGATATAGTCCTCAAGCGTATCTAGTGATTCGAGTCTCCCACCCTCGCGCACGGGAATGCTTCCTTTGGCAAGGTAAGCGCGCGCACCGTCACGCACGTCAAGAAGCCCGTTGGCGCGCCCCACGGGTTTCGCGTGAGCAAAGCACATTTTAATGCCGTTGTCGCACGCCGGGTTGTGGGAGGCCGTGATCTGCGCACCCGCTGCGGCAAAGAGCCCACTCGCACAGTAGAGCTGATCGGTCGAACTGAGCCCCGCATACGCGACAGTAGAGCCTCGCCTTACCGCACCGCGGGCGAATGCGTCCGCGAGATCAGGGCTCGAGATCCGCATATCGTGCGCAACGATAATGTCGCCCGCATCGAGGTAGTCAGCGAAGGCCGCGCCGAGGGCTCCCGCAACCTCCGGGGTAAGAGTCTCGTAGGCGACGCCACGAATGTCGTAGCTACCGACGATCTTGTCGAGAATCCCCGCAGCGGATCGCTCTCTCTCAGCGTTCATCGCTCTCGTCCCTCACGAGCGTGAGGCGCCGGCGCCCTGAGGGATGAGGGGCCGACGCTTGCTCACGTTCATCGGTTCCCACATTCTGGTAACTCGCTTTGGCGTCAGGTTCATCGGCGAGTGCACGCGCAAGCGCGAGCACGTCGTCTTCCGGTTCGAGCGGGGCCGGGGCCATCACCACCGTCCACCCTCTCGGGGCCGTAAACGCTGCGGCGTGCTGTGCGCACAGGTCGTAGGTGTGAGGCTCGCTCTCGCGTGAAAGCGGGCCGATGACCGCGGTCGAATCCGCGTACACAAACGTGAGGGTTGCGACGGCTGGCTGAGAACATGAGGACTTTGAGCATGAACGGGCAGACACGACCACCATCTTACGGCGCAATCACCCACGAACCACACGACGCGGCCGCCCGCGTAGGCTAATGGCATGCCTTTCACACGAAAAGCCGGGCCGCGCAGGCGAGATCGGCACGGACGCGGACTGCGAAGCGATCTCATCCCTTCGCATCTTCCGGGGTTCATGACGCCGAGCGACCACTTCGATGCGCTCGTCGCTGAAACGATGGGGCCCCTGTATGCACGTTTCTCGAAGCTCGAATTCCTCCAGGTCCTCATCGAGGAGGTGCCTCTCGACACGGGTGCACTCGATGCACCGCCACTAGGGCGATATTTTCCCGGCGACCGTCGGGCACGCCCACGGATCGTCCTTTACCGGCGCGCGATCGAATCGCGCGCGAGAAATCGCGATGAGCTCGCGGAACTCGTGTATGTCGTCATCCTCGAGAACGTTGCGGTGGCCCTCGGAAAACGGGTTGAGGAGGTCGATCCCTGGGCTGAGTAAGGCGCGAGTGCGCCTAGTGCTCCACGCGCACGGTCATTCCCGTCGCGCGCGCAGCGTTGGCGATAAGCGGGAGAGTCGTCACGAGGGTGCCGCCATCATCTGCCGCGATCGCCTGTGACCATGAGCCGCGGTAGAGACCGCCATCCTGAGAAACGACGATCACGCCGGCAATCGATGAGGGATCCTCGGCCAGGTCGCTTGCGGCTAAGGTCAGGGAATGCCCCGCCTCGAGCTCGTGTGCTGCACCCGTTCCTATTGAGCCATCGCGCTTGATGACGGCGACGCTCAGTTGCGCGCCGCTCTCGCTTTCGAGGGTAAGGGTGCCACCCGCAGCACCGCGTCCAAGGGCAAGAATCGACGCCGAGTCGATGCCTTCCCCGGGGGTGTACGTCGCAAAATCCTCCGGAAGTCCCACCGTATCGCCCTGGCGGGCGCCGCTCGCCACCCGGGAGTTCACGGTTCCCACAACGGACGATCGTGCGCTCACAACGATCGTGTAGGTGCCACTGTCGAGGCCCTCAAGCGCGGTATCGATGCTCGCTCCCTGGCCCGGGTCCTTCACCTCCCACTCTTTCATCAGGGCGCCTTTCGAATCGAAGGCGCGGGCCGTGGCAATCGAGTCCTCGGCACGCACTGATGCGGGGTCGCCCGGCGCTCCTCCTCGCGCAGTACGCGCGAGCGCAAGGTGAGCGGAACCACCATCGCGCACCGCAACTCCCGGGAACACAAGCGTACTTTCCGGAGTGCTCGGTTGAACGTGCTCGGTGCCCATGGGCACGAGACCGTCGCGTCTCACGAGCTCGGCACTCATCGCGAGTGCGGTTCCGTGAACTTCAACATCGAGTGCCACGGTTTCGCGCTCGTCAACGAGCGTCGCAAGCGGAACTCGAATGGTCTCACCTGGGCCCACGACAATGTCGGACCCCTGTGTAGCCGGTTCAACCCCATTTTCTGAAAAAGCCGTCACGCGAGCGCGAGATGCGCGGCTGCCAGGGTTGATCAGGACGAGAGCGTCTGAGGTGCCCGCGCGCGTCGTGAGTCCCGCAAACGACGCCGCCGTTGTCGCCCTCGCGCAGCGCGAGAGTGCAAAGCCGCGGTAGTCTCCACTCCCCGTCACGTGCGCCTGAGTTGCCTCCACAACGGGCTCGGCTCCGTCTGCGGTGCTCGCGGTCACGACACTCGAGTTTTCGAGAGTCTCGAGGCTGTACACGGCATTGAGCAGCGCACTCGTTGCCGGATCGACCTCGGTCGCGTTTCCCTCGGCATCAAGGCGAGCAATTCGAGGGGCAGCATCCTTGCCGCCGGCGTCAGACGGACCGGGCTTGAAGCTGGTCTGTGAACTCTGTTCAACCCCGTAGAGGGCATTGGAGGTGGGATCGAGGGCGATCGCACTCATTGACACCGTTGACGCGGGCGCGCCGCCGGCGAAGTCGGCGTCTCCAGCGCTCTCACCCGCTTGGCGCGCGTCGATCGGCCCCTGGCAGGCCCGAACGGCCCGTGTAGAGGTCGACGTCGCGGTCGCGAGGCTCGCTTTGGTCAAGGTTTTTTCGGGAACAACAATCACGACGCTTGCGACCAGGACGAGGATGGCGCAGACCACGAGCGCAGCGAGGGGTGCCCGTGAGTTTTCGCGATTACCAGTCATCGTTTCTCCTCGCTTCGGTTGCGTCTTGGAACCGCAGCGAGCGCACAGATGATGAGACCTATGACGGTCACAATTCCCGCACCGAACTGCAAATCGTCTCGGTACGACACCTCGAGGTGGCCGTGTTCTCCCGCGGGAACGATAAAGCCCTGCTTCCAGGTGTCGAGAATCGTGGGCCTGAGCTCTTCGCCGTCGAGTGTTGCCCTCCAGTGTGGATCGCTGCGCACGGCGAGTGCGAGCTCACGCTCCGTGTTAGAGGCGTCAACCGTGCCGGTCACGCGGGTTCGTTCGGCGTTAAGGGGGGTGACCTCCCCGTTCGCACCCGAGGCGGCCGTGAGGTGCGCGCGAGGGCTCGCGCCCGCTACTCGCCACAGACCGCCCATGTCACTCGACGTCACGAAGTCAAGCTGCGGGGCAGCGGCAAGCGCATCGTAAAGGCGAGCTTGCGCGCCCGGCTCCCCCATGACAACAACGTACCCGATGGCGAAATCGGCGAGATCCACCTTGGCCTCGGCTCCGATTTCCGAACCAAGCGCGCTCGCGACGGCCCGGGCGAGGGCATCCTCAGCTGCATCGGATGGTTGGCCACGTTCTGCCGCTCGAGCCCGCGCAGTTTCATACGCCGCGGAGGAGTCGTCGACACTCATATGCGCGCCATTCACAAGATGCGCCCGCACCTCACCGCGTGAATCCTCATGCAGCACCAACGTGCGTGTGCGCTCAGTTCCCGCGGACGAATCTACGGCGACCGCAGGAATTTCGCTACTCGCACGGCGCTCAACCTCGAGTGCACCGCTCCCTTTCGCGGTCCAGAGCCCAGCAGACGCCACGAGCGCCACAAGACACAGCCCTTGCACCGCAAATGCCGCGATTTTCTGTGCACCGTTAGCGGGTGCGTGGGAGCTTCTGGCCATTGCGTCCCCCACGCAAATGAGCCCAACGATCGCCGCACCACTTGCCACCATGAGCGCCGCACCAGGGTAGGCGGTGTGGGGGGTGGAGCCCTCAAAGCCCACTACCGTGCGCTGTGAAACCCACGCGAGAGCCACGGCACCGGCAAGCGCAAGCCCGCTTATCCGACCGGTGAGGCCCGCCGTGTGGCGTAGGAATCCGGATACGACGGTCGCGGCCACGGAAATCATCGCAGGCATGAACAACAGGCCCAGTGTCCACCAGCTCGATCCCGCGCCGAGTATCTGCGCGACGGGGTCAGCGGGCGTCGGCGTAAGGGCGAGAAGGCGCATGACTCCCGGGGCCTCAAACGCCAGCGGCATACCCGCGTTCGCGAGAAGAGTCTCAGGCCGGGCGAGGTAGTCCGGCAGCGTGCCGAGGTGAAGGAAAAGTGTCGGGAGCGCCACCCACCACAAGCGTTTGCGACGCCCGGGGACAAACGGCGCCACGGCTGCCGTGCCAAGGAAAAAGAGAACGGCAAGGGCCGGCTGCACGAGCGAGACGATAGCGACCATGAACCCCGCCATTGCGGCAGCGGGGATGCTCGCTTGCGAAACCTTATGCGGGAGCCCCACGGCTCGCGCGAAGAAAAGCGTGGCCAGGGGAACGGCAACGCCGAGAAGCATAAGGGGCCAGCGCCCCTCGAGCACGGCACACACAAAAGCGGGAGAAAGCACCCACGCGAGAGTCGCGATGATGCGCACCACGATGCTTCGCGTCACGGTACCGCTTGCGCACCACGCCGCTATCGCACTCAAGGCAATGCCCGTGAGAAGAATCCAGGCACTCACGCTCGCGCCGCTCACGGGGATAAGCGCCATCACTCGCGCGAGAAGATCCGCCGGCCCCTCAGCGCCAAGGCCGCCGGGAAGCCACGCCGATGTCACGATGTCCCAGTTATCATGCGCGTTCGACGCGAGAGGAAGGTAGTGGGCGCCCCCTAAAGTGCCCTCTCCAATGAGAGGGCGTACCGCGAAGAGCCCACCGACGAGGGACGCGAGAGCGACGATGACCGTCCAGGCCGTGTGCCGACCATAATCAGCATCGTCGAGACCATGGCGCGTTCCTGCGATGCCCCAGCTCGTCCGGCGAATCATCCGCGTACGCTCATCGTCAGCGAACATGGAGGTCCACCATGCGTCGAGTCGCTCACGCATCGCCACCTTGCGTGGCATGTAAAGAGCGCTCATGCGCTTACGCGACATGCGGGCCCTGCCCGCCGCCTTCCGGGAGCGCACCAGGACCCCGGGGGCCTTCGCAAAAACCCTGAGGAACGCGAGAAACTCGTGCTTAACCGCATGCGCATCGTGGCGCGTGACCGCACGCGCCATGCGCGCGAGGGTGACCAGGGGCAGGGCGATAAGAGTCAAAAGCGCCAGCGGAAGGGAGCGGAACTTCACGAGCGAAAGGACCTGCGAAGACCGGTACCGAAAATCCTGTGGACGCGTACGGATATCGTGCGGGATACGGGTGGAGGCGGATGGCACGACCTTGACGCGCTCACCCGCGCGCCACACCCGCTGGGAGAGGTCGATGTCGTCCCACGGTGCCGTAAGGGCAGGATCCAAGCCACGAAGCTTATCGAACGTGCGAGCCCTCACAAGCAGGCCCGGAGCCGTGACCGCGAGGACCTCGCTGCGCCAGTCAGTTTGTCCCTGGTCGATCTCACCCGGATCCACACTCGTGAGGAGCCTATGGGAGTGCGTGAGAGAAAGGCCCAGATCCACGAGGCGCGAGGCGGGACGATCGAGATCGTCGAACGCAAGATGCTTGGTGCCAACAAGGCCCACCGTTGGGTCCTGTTCGAGAGCGTCTTCGAGCTCCTCGAGACACGTTGCGCTTGGGACCGCTGCGCCGTCAAGGATCCACAGCCATGACTCACCATCACCGCTGCGCTTACGCCGGCGACCAGCTCCACTCGAGCCGTGGCGTTCGCGAGTGTCCTCCCTCAGCCGTTCAGGGACGAGCGCTGTGTGGGTCGCAGTTCGTTCTTCGCGCCGTTCCTCGCGGTCGAGATTGATGTCTCTCGCTCGTCGCCCAAGCGTCCCACTCGTGAGGTACGCTCGCTTTTCCCAGTCGAGATCACGGGCCGAATGCACCGTTGGCTCGGCCTCACCGGAAACAGAGAGGGGTTCCGACGCTTGCTCGGCGACCGTCGGACTTTCCTCCTCGTGCTGTGCCCGCCCGCCAAACGCGGGGTTCAGAAGAGTGAAATTACGCGGCGCATTCTCATTTTCGCCCGCGGCCTGCGTTGGCGCTGAGGTCTCCTGCCCACGCGCAGCTTGAGTGTCGCTAGCGTGCCGGCGCTCCGGCAACTCGGTTCGGGGGCGATCCCGCCGGGCCGTCTTTGCTTCTTCAACGGCGCTCTCGAGATCCTCGACAATCGTGTCGCGACGCGCGTGAGCCGGGTAAACGCGTAGCAGGTCGAGGAGTCCCTCGTCGCGCGCCGCCTCGAGACCGTCTCGCAGTTCTTTGGTGGCCGATTCCACAACGGCGGTGAGCACGCACGCGGGACGGACTGACTGGGTGCGCACCGACTCGAGGGTGCGTTTGACATCCTCGATTCCGTGGGTAGCGGAAACGAGGATGAGAGCGGCAACGTCCCGTTCGGTCACCGGGCACAACCGCCGATCAGCAAAGAAAAGCTAGAGCGCACGCTTCTTGAGCTTGCGGCGCTCGCGCTCCGAAAGGCCGCCCCAAATACCAAATCGTTCATCATTCGCGAGAGCGTACTCGAGGCACTCGGCACGCACCTCACACGAGATGCAGACCTTCTTTGCCTCGCGAGTCGAGCCGCCCTTCTCCGGGAAGAACGCTTCCGGGTCGGTTTGGGCGCACAGAGCGCGCTCTTGCCACGAGCCCTCGCCCTCGCCCTCGGGGAGCAGCGAGGAGAACTCGACCAGAGTGAGCTCGCGGCGAGCATCATCCTCGAATGCCTGGAGGGTCATGAGGGTCCTTTCGAGAGTACGGGCGATGTTGTTGACGGTTACTGCCGATGCTCCGCGAACACCCCGCAAGCGGGGCTAGAGTTGTCCTGGAGCCGTTCGGCGTTAGCACTAAAATACACCGATGTAACTTAGGCGCGTCAAGCCGCTTTTGAGAATCTTGAGAGTTATGATCTTCCACTTTAAGGCGCTGCGAGCGAAGAAACCCAGCGACGCTATCACCGCCTGACACCCTGACCTGCAAAGGAACCTCATATGCCCGCACGCCATCTCCCCGGGGACGAACCGTTCTTCCGCGAATGGAACGCGCATCACGGGCCGTATACTCGCTCACGCTCACGAGCAAAAATTTTCGCTCGAGCGATCAGTCTCGACACTTCGCCGAGCGTTCCCGTCATCGGGGTTGTCGGGTCAAAGGGCAAGGGATCGGCGGTCGCCGCCACTACCCAGTACCTCATGACGCTCGGGTACACCGTGGGCACGATCTCCTCTCCCCCGTTCCTCACCAACCGCGAACGCATACGACTCAACGCCAAGCCGCTTCCTGAAAGCGACTACAACGCGCTTGCCTCGCGCGTATCACACGCACTCACCCTCATGCCTCCTGTGGAGGACACAGGAGGCTACCTCGCCCCTACGGGGCTCTTCACACTCGCGGGAGCCGACTACCTCCTTCGCCACGGCGTCGATGCTCTCGTCATCGAAGAAGGGCTCGGAGGGGCAACCGACGAAATCTCGCAGTTTCGTCTCGACACTCTCGTCGTCACCCCCGTGTTCCTCGAACACGAAGGTGTCATCGGTGACACCGTCGACGCGATCGCTCGGAACCTTGTTGGCGCGGGCGATGAGCGCACCCGAGAGGTGGTGTTCCCCGAGACTCTCTGCCGCGAGGCCCGCGAAGCCATCGACCAGCTTCTCCCAAACGCCACTCGCCACGAAGTGTCCGCGCCGAAGGACCTCGGTTTCGGTCCTCTCACCTCCATGAACGTCGCAACGGGATACGCTGCGGCCTCCGTCACCCACGCGGCGCTGCAGAACCTGCTCCCCTCCCCCATTCAGCACAAAGAGGCCTTCCGCCTCGCCAGCACACTGCACCTTCCCGGCCGCTCCTCCCTCGTACACGCTCACGGGACCCGGTGGCTTCTCGATGCGGCTATCTCCCGCGAAGGCGTCGCCTCCGCTCTCGAGAATGCGCGCAGCACGGGCCAATTCGACGACGCCCACACCCTCGTGTGCATGCCGGATATCAAAGACATTGCAAGCATTCTCGACCTCCTCGAGAAAGACCGCACGATCCTTGCGACAACGCACGAGGACCACCTGTTCTTCGAAAACTACCCCTCAGACTGGGAAACCTTGCCGCTCGACCAATCACTCGCCACCATGAAAAGCCGAGCCACGAGCGTCATCGCCCTAGGGACCATGAGCTTTGCGGCCGAAATGGCGGCCTATCTCGAACTCGACACAGAACACTGGATCTCCCCGGGTAGCGAACCCTGCCCAGACAAGGCGACGAAATGAGTGCTCTCCTTCAATCCCTCGATCGCATGGGCACCACCCCCGCCCTCGTGAGCTATGCCGAGGACGGCCGCACCGAACTCTCCGGCCGCGTCCTTGCCAACTGGATCATCAAATCGATCAACTTCTTCGCGAACGAACTGCTCGTGGACGAAGGCTTCACGCTCGTCCTCGACCTTCCCCCGCACTTTAAGCGCAGCGTTCTCCAGATTGCCGCGTGGCACCTCGGTGCGACCGTCTCCATCGCGGGCGTAGACGACCTCCCCGAGCACATCGATGTTCTCGCCACGTCACACCCCGACACGGCGCTCGCAGAGCGCGCCGAGGACGTCCTCGTCCTCGAAGCTCGCGCGCTGTCCCTCGCGTTCCCGGGCGAGATTCCCCCTCTCGCCCTTGACTGGGTCCAAGCCGTGCGAGCGGCAGGAGACGATCTCGAGGTTCCCCTCGGGGCCTTCACGGGGCCCTCACCTACGCCACGGCCCGAGTGGGGTTCCGCGCGAAGGGTGGGACTCGACGATATCGATCTCCAGGAGGCTGCCGAGGCACTCGCGGCATGGGAGGAAGGGCGTACGATCGTCGCGCCCTATACGAAGCTCGATGCCGCCACACGCACAGCCGAGGGCCTCGAAAGCACCTCCGAGGCTTAGGCGCTTGCGCGCAGAGTTTCCACGCCCTCGGTGGGATCGCCGTCGAAGATCACGCGCCCCTTTTCGAGGACCACGATGCGCGTACACAACTCGGTGAGCATGTCGAGCTCGTGCGAAACAATCACCATCGTCTTGCCGCTCTCCTGCATCTCACGAATCCTCGCGAGACACTTCCTCTGGAAGGGCTCGTCGCCCACCGCCAGAATCTCGTCAACAAGGAAAATATCAGGATCCGTGTGCACCGCGACTGCGAAGGCCAAGCGCAGAAACATTCCTGAGCTGTAGTACTTCACATCCGTGTCGATGAACTGCTCGATCTCACTGAACGCGACGATGTCATCGAAACACGCGTCAATCTCGCTTTTCGACATCCCGAGAATCGCACCATTGAGATACACATTCTCGCGACCCGACAGATCCGGGTGGAAGCCCGCCCCCACCTCGATCAGACCGGCAACCTTGCCACGCACACTCACGCGACCGCTATCGGGGAAAAGCACACCCGAAATCGTCTTCAGGAGCGTGGACTTGCCCGAACCGTTAAACCCGATCAGCCCGACGGTCTCCCCCGCACGCACCGTCACGTCGACACCGTCGAGTGCCATGAACGTGTCACGGAGCTTCTTCCCCTTGAGGGCCGAAAACACGAGCTCTTTCAATGCCCTCGTGTGTCGCAGGGAGAACTCCTTGTACACGTTCTCGATACGCACCATTTCGCGTGGGGATTCAGAAACAGGCATCACAGCTCCTGCGCAAATTTCCGCTTTGAGCGCTCAAACACGAACGTTCCCATCGCAAAGACCGCAACCGCGATCAGGAGCCCCGCCCACCAGAGCTCCGCGGCTTCAGCGCCAGCAGCAACCGTTGGCGCCGATGCGCCCGATTCGTCGAGCGCATGCGCCATCGGGCGCCAAAACGCTCCGTGGAAACACTCCACGACGATCGTGATCGGATTGAGCCTATAAAGCGTCCACCAGATGCTTCCTCCAATGGCCTCCTTCACCATTGCGAGTGCGTACAGCACGGGCGAGGTCCACGTCGCCACCATGATGATGAGATCGACGAAGTTCTCAACATCGCGGAACGCCGCATTGAGGGCCGCCGCGA
The window above is part of the Dermabacter vaginalis genome. Proteins encoded here:
- the mtrA gene encoding MtrAB system response regulator MtrA, with protein sequence MSTPPRILAIDDDAAIAEMVSILLEGRGYSVVTAPDARKGLAILERENIDLVLLDLMLPGMDGIEICRNIRESSNVPIIMLTARTETEKVVEGLEVGADDYLTKPFEPEELVARIRARVRRAPHGEAEILTLGDLEINVDRRQVLRNGETIRLTPIEFGLLIQMTRNPSQVFSREDLLREVWGYQHSKDTRLVNVHVQRLRSKIEIDPDNPRLIVTVRGVGYRAGE
- a CDS encoding DUF3499 domain-containing protein; amino-acid sequence: MVVVSARSCSKSSCSQPAVATLTFVYADSTAVIGPLSRESEPHTYDLCAQHAAAFTAPRGWTVVMAPAPLEPEDDVLALARALADEPDAKASYQNVGTDEREQASAPHPSGRRRLTLVRDESDER
- a CDS encoding metallopeptidase family protein, encoding MPFTRKAGPRRRDRHGRGLRSDLIPSHLPGFMTPSDHFDALVAETMGPLYARFSKLEFLQVLIEEVPLDTGALDAPPLGRYFPGDRRARPRIVLYRRAIESRARNRDELAELVYVVILENVAVALGKRVEEVDPWAE
- a CDS encoding DUF5719 family protein, whose product is MTGNRENSRAPLAALVVCAILVLVASVVIVVPEKTLTKASLATATSTSTRAVRACQGPIDARQAGESAGDADFAGGAPASTVSMSAIALDPTSNALYGVEQSSQTSFKPGPSDAGGKDAAPRIARLDAEGNATEVDPATSALLNAVYSLETLENSSVVTASTADGAEPVVEATQAHVTGSGDYRGFALSRCARATTAASFAGLTTRAGTSDALVLINPGSRASRARVTAFSENGVEPATQGSDIVVGPGETIRVPLATLVDERETVALDVEVHGTALAMSAELVRRDGLVPMGTEHVQPSTPESTLVFPGVAVRDGGSAHLALARTARGGAPGDPASVRAEDSIATARAFDSKGALMKEWEVKDPGQGASIDTALEGLDSGTYTIVVSARSSVVGTVNSRVASGARQGDTVGLPEDFATYTPGEGIDSASILALGRGAAGGTLTLESESGAQLSVAVIKRDGSIGTGAAHELEAGHSLTLAASDLAEDPSSIAGVIVVSQDGGLYRGSWSQAIAADDGGTLVTTLPLIANAARATGMTVRVEH
- a CDS encoding glycosyltransferase; this translates as MTERDVAALILVSATHGIEDVKRTLESVRTQSVRPACVLTAVVESATKELRDGLEAARDEGLLDLLRVYPAHARRDTIVEDLESAVEEAKTARRDRPRTELPERRHASDTQAARGQETSAPTQAAGENENAPRNFTLLNPAFGGRAQHEEESPTVAEQASEPLSVSGEAEPTVHSARDLDWEKRAYLTSGTLGRRARDINLDREERREERTATHTALVPERLREDTRERHGSSGAGRRRKRSGDGESWLWILDGAAVPSATCLEELEDALEQDPTVGLVGTKHLAFDDLDRPASRLVDLGLSLTHSHRLLTSVDPGEIDQGQTDWRSEVLAVTAPGLLVRARTFDKLRGLDPALTAPWDDIDLSQRVWRAGERVKVVPSASTRIPHDIRTRPQDFRYRSSQVLSLVKFRSLPLALLTLIALPLVTLARMARAVTRHDAHAVKHEFLAFLRVFAKAPGVLVRSRKAAGRARMSRKRMSALYMPRKVAMRERLDAWWTSMFADDERTRMIRRTSWGIAGTRHGLDDADYGRHTAWTVIVALASLVGGLFAVRPLIGEGTLGGAHYLPLASNAHDNWDIVTSAWLPGGLGAEGPADLLARVMALIPVSGASVSAWILLTGIALSAIAAWCASGTVTRSIVVRIIATLAWVLSPAFVCAVLEGRWPLMLLGVAVPLATLFFARAVGLPHKVSQASIPAAAMAGFMVAIVSLVQPALAVLFFLGTAAVAPFVPGRRKRLWWVALPTLFLHLGTLPDYLARPETLLANAGMPLAFEAPGVMRLLALTPTPADPVAQILGAGSSWWTLGLLFMPAMISVAATVVSGFLRHTAGLTGRISGLALAGAVALAWVSQRTVVGFEGSTPHTAYPGAALMVASGAAIVGLICVGDAMARSSHAPANGAQKIAAFAVQGLCLVALVASAGLWTAKGSGALEVERRASSEIPAVAVDSSAGTERTRTLVLHEDSRGEVRAHLVNGAHMSVDDSSAAYETARARAAERGQPSDAAEDALARAVASALGSEIGAEAKVDLADFAIGYVVVMGEPGAQARLYDALAAAPQLDFVTSSDMGGLWRVAGASPRAHLTAASGANGEVTPLNAERTRVTGTVDASNTERELALAVRSDPHWRATLDGEELRPTILDTWKQGFIVPAGEHGHLEVSYRDDLQFGAGIVTVIGLIICALAAVPRRNRSEEKR
- a CDS encoding WhiB family transcriptional regulator, producing the protein MTLQAFEDDARRELTLVEFSSLLPEGEGEGSWQERALCAQTDPEAFFPEKGGSTREAKKVCISCEVRAECLEYALANDERFGIWGGLSERERRKLKKRAL
- a CDS encoding TIGR03089 family protein, whose protein sequence is MSALLQSLDRMGTTPALVSYAEDGRTELSGRVLANWIIKSINFFANELLVDEGFTLVLDLPPHFKRSVLQIAAWHLGATVSIAGVDDLPEHIDVLATSHPDTALAERAEDVLVLEARALSLAFPGEIPPLALDWVQAVRAAGDDLEVPLGAFTGPSPTPRPEWGSARRVGLDDIDLQEAAEALAAWEEGRTIVAPYTKLDAATRTAEGLESTSEA
- a CDS encoding ABC transporter ATP-binding protein; its protein translation is MPVSESPREMVRIENVYKEFSLRHTRALKELVFSALKGKKLRDTFMALDGVDVTVRAGETVGLIGFNGSGKSTLLKTISGVLFPDSGRVSVRGKVAGLIEVGAGFHPDLSGRENVYLNGAILGMSKSEIDACFDDIVAFSEIEQFIDTDVKYYSSGMFLRLAFAVAVHTDPDIFLVDEILAVGDEPFQRKCLARIREMQESGKTMVIVSHELDMLTELCTRIVVLEKGRVIFDGDPTEGVETLRASA